In Chlorobiota bacterium, the sequence CGCTGTTCATCGGGCGGGTCAGTTTGAAATATCTGTTGGGCGTTGCGGTTGCGGGGCTTGCCGCCGGCGCGGCCTACGCCGTCAGTGCCGAGTATCGGATGCGCCGGATTATGGCGTTCATCGGGCTGCATAGCGATGGCGGCGGCGGGGCCGAGCTTGCCAGCGGCGATAACTACCAGCTGATGCAAGGCCTGATCGCCTTCGGGTCCGGCGAGATTTTTGGGCTTGGACCCGGGCACAGCCGGCAACGATTCTTCCTCCCCGAACCGTTCGGCGATTTTATCTACTCGATTATCGGCGAGGAGTACGGGCTGGTTGGCACAATCGCAATTCTGCTGGTGTTTGGCATCATCGTCTGGCGCGGATTCCTGATTGCGCGCCAAGCCCCCGACGACGTGGGCCGCAACGTTGCCGCCGGCGTGACGCTGATACTGGGGACCTACGCCGTTATCAACGCTTGCGTCACCACGGGGCTGCTGCCAACAACCGGTTTGCCGATGCCGTTCATCAGCTACGGCGGAAGCTCGGTGCTGTTCAGCGCGGTGGCGGTGGGGGTGCTGCTCAACATCTCGCAGCAAGCCAACGTGATGCCGCGTGAAATGCCAAGCCCAGCACTAACCGGGGTCAAAGCATGAGCAAACGCCTGCTGTTTGTTGCCGGGGGAACCGGCGGCCATTTGTTCCCCGCGCTGGCGGTGGCCGGGCGATTCCGGCAACTTCAGCCCCAGGCGGCCATTGAGTTTGTGGGGACGCGGGGAAAGATTGAGGAGAAGATTGTCCCAAGCGAAGGCTATCCGCTGAACTTCCTTTGGATTAGCGGGCTTACGCGGACCGTTTCTTTGAAAACCTTGCTCTTCCCGCTGAAAGTTGCGGTGTCGGTTGCGCAGGCGTTGCGGCTTATCGGGCGTTTCCGTCCCGATGCGGTGGTCTGCGCTGGTGCGTACGTCAGCTGGCCAATGGGGATTGCCGCACGGTTGCGCCGCGTTCCGCTGGTGCTGATGGCCAGCGATGCCCGCCCGGGTTTGGCCCTAAGCAAGCTGGCGGAAAAGGCTTCGCAGATTCACGTTGCCTTCCCTTCGGCTGCCGACCATTTCCGCAAGCTGGGGGCGCGCTGCCCAATCTTGCAAAGCGGAAACCCGGTGCGCAGCCAGCTGCTAACCCTGCCCGATGCCGCCGCCGCACGGCAGCATTTTGGGTTGGCACCGGACCGCCCAACGGTTCTGGCGTTTGGCGGGTCCCTGGGGGCGCGCTCCATCAACAACGCGCTGGATGCGGTTGCCGATAAACTCCGTGCCGATGGCGTGCAGCTTATCTGGCAAACCGGCACAAGCTATGCCGGCGGCGAACGGAAGGAGCCGGGCTTGCACCGCGCCACCTTCATCAACCAGATGGAGCTTGCCTACGCCGCTGCTGATCTTGTGGTGGCCCGCGCCGGGGCGATGACCGTAACCGAGTTGGCCGTTGTTGGGAAACCTTCGGTGCTTGTCCCGCTCCCCGTCGAGACCGTGCACCAGCGGCAAAATGCCGAAGCGATGCAGGCCGCAGGGGGGGGCGTGATGGTTCCCGATAACCAGATCGCCCAGCAACTCTACCCAGTGGTGACGGAGCTGCTTTCCAACAACCAGCGGCTGCGGCAAATGGGGGCCGCCGTTGCCACCCTGGGGGTGCGCGATGCCGATCAAAGAATTGCAGAAGCGATTGCCCAGCTTCCCTGACAAGGGATTGATAGAAAGAACAAGTAAGAAAGGTCCCGGTGGCCAAAGTGCCATCAACCAATAATTGGCGCGAACAATGCCCGAATCGTTCCGACATAAACTGGACGTTTACTACGTGGCCACCATCGCCTACGTGCTGACGCTCATCGCCTACGTGGCGGTGCGTGGTACGCTGGAGGGTGGGCGGTTCGAGGTAATCCTGCGGGACCCCATTGTGTACCTGCTGGGGGGTTGCTCGGCAGCGTCGCTGGTTGGGTTGGGGATATCGGTCCTGCTGGGGCGGCGGGTGATTGTCCGCGACACCACGTTGGTCTTCATCACGCGGTTCAAGGAGCGGGTGGTAAAGCCGGAGGATATCGAGTGGATTGGGTTCCGCCGCGAGGAAGCAAAAGTGCGCGGCGGGCGGGCGTATCCAACCGCCCGGTTCAAACTGCGAACACGCCGCCGGCTGCTGCGGTTGCGTGTGGCCAACTTCGAGCGGAAAGCCGAGCTTGCCCGCGCCCTGAAGGAGTGGGCAACCCGAAACAACGTGACGCTACGCAGGGGGAAGCGAACGCTTGACAACTGACACGATGGTGGCGCAATCTTTTCGCCAGCGTGTGGCCTTTCATTCTTGATAACAGATACTTCATAACCACGTGTTTACCAGCATACATACCGTTCATTTCGTTGGCATCGGCGGCATTGGGATGTCGGGGATTGCCGAGATTCTGCTTGACCAAGGGTTCACCGTCACCGGAAGCGACCTGGCCCGCAGCGAAGCCACCGAACGGCTGGAATCGCAAGGGGCGCGGGTGATGATTGGCCACGATGCCCAGAACGTGGTGGGTGCCGATGTCGTTGTCTATTCCAGCGCCGTCCGCCCCGATGAAAACCCGGAAACGGCCGAGGCGATCCGCCGCAAAATCCCCCTGATCCGCCGCGCCGAAATGCTGGCCGAAGTCACCCGCATGAAGTATGGCGTGGCGGTTGCCGGAACCCACGGCAAAACCACCACCACCTCCATGATCGGCCTTGTGCTGATGGAGGGTGGGATTGACCCCACGGTGATTGTTGGCGGAAAACTTAGCGGGCTTGGCGGAACAAACGCACGGCTTGGCCACGGCCAATGGACCGTGGTGGAAGCCGATGAGTTCGACCGCTCCTTCCTGACCCTTTCGCCAACAATCGCGGTAATCACAAACCTGGAACGCGAGCACCTTGACATCTACTCCGACCTGGATGACATCAAGCGGGCGTTCATCGAGTTTGCCAATAAGGTCCCGTTCTACGGCTTCACCGCGCTGTGCCTTGACGAGCCATCGCTGGTGGACATCCTTCCGCAGATGAAGCGGCGCGTGGTTAGCTACGGCTCCACCCCCCACTGCGATGTCCGCGCCGTTGACATCAGCTACCACGAGCGGACCAGCACCTTCGGCGTTATCCACAACGGCAACCGGTTGGGGGAATTGACGGTTGGCGTTCCCGGGGAGCACAACGTGAAAAACGCGCTGGCAGCCGTTACCGTTGGCCTAGAGATTGGCGTCCCGTTCCAGCATATCGCCGACGCGCTTGCACGGTTTGGCGGGGTTTATCGGCGGTTCGAGGTGAAGGGGGAAGCGGGCGGGGTGATGGTGGTGGACGACTACGCCCACCATCCCACCGAGGTGAAAGCAACGCTGGGCGCAATCCGCCAGGGATGGAACCGCAGGATCGTGGCGATTTTCCAGCCACACACCTACACCCGCACGCGAGATTTTTACGAGGAGTTCGGCAAGGCCTTGTTCAACTCCGAACTGGCCATTATCACCGATGTCTATCCGGCGCGCGAACGCCCAATCCAGGGGATCACCGGCGAGCTTATTGCCAACACTGCCGCCGGATTTGGCCACCGCAACGTGGCGTATGTGCCGGACCGCGGCAACGTTGCCGCTCACGTTCTGGGCCTTCTCCAACCTGGCGACATCGTGGTGACGATGGGTGCCGGCGACATCTGGAAGACGGCAGAGGAGTTGTTGGGAAAATTGAAAGAGAGCCAGTAGCCCTTTTTACCAGCTTGACACTCCGATGATCCCTCTTGATGATATCCGCAAAAGTTTTCGTGGCCGTATCGCCCTGAACGAACCGATGGAGCGGTACACCACCTTCCGCATCGGTGGCGCTGCGGACATCTACTTGGAGCCGTTGGACAAAGAGGATGCGCTGGCTTTGATAACCTACTTGCGCGGCCAATCACTCCCCTACGTGCTGATGGGAAACGGCAGCAACATCCTTGTTTCCGACCACGGCGTGCGCGGGGCGGTGGTGAATCTGGAGGTCGGGTTCAGCTACGTGCGGAACCAGGACGACGACGGCACGGTGGTGGCCGGCGCGGGGATCAAGCTGGCAAAGTTCGTTGACTTCTGCATCAGCAACGGCTACGCCGGAACCGAGATGCTGGCCGGAATCCCGGGAACCCTGGGGGGCGCGGTGATTATGAACGCCGGGGCCTACGGCGGCGAAATCTCCGACCACATGATTGCGGTGGAGCTGATCCGGGGCAGCAAGCTGATGACCATCAGCAAGGACGATGCTGGTTTCGCCTACCGCACCAGCACGCTGCAAGGGGATGTGATCTTGGAAGCCAGCTTCCAATTCCCCAGCGGACAGAAGGAGAACATGAAAACCATCCGGCGGCAGACGCTGCTGAAGCGGAACAGCTCGCAGCCGGTTCAGTGGGGGAACGCCGGAAGCATCTTCAAAAATCCCAAAGGGGATTTTGCGGCCCGGTTGATCCAAGAGTGTGGGCTGAAAGGAACAATCATCGGCGGGGCGCAGATCAGCGATCTGCACGCCAATTTCATCATCAATCGCGGCCAAGCCACCGCCGCCGATGTGATGGCCCTGATCCACGTGGCCCGCCAAGCGGTCTTTGAAAAATTTGCTATCGAACTGGAGTTGGAGGTGAAGCTGATTGGGGATTGGGAAGCGGGGATTGGGGGGCGGGGATCGGGGGGCGGGGATTGGGGGACGGGGATTGGGGGATAGAGAGAGAAGAGGGAAGAGAGAGGAGAG encodes:
- a CDS encoding cell division protein FtsW, whose translation is MPTTPSITARGHNDWYLLLGVLGLMFFSIAFVYSASAGFADAKTGSSETFFWSHAVRVLAGIGVMLFFSRVDYHWLERWSKPMLVLAIGMLLFVLFEGTRMKGATRWIDVGLVSFQPSEFAKFALVMHLGVMLADKRDYLNDLKFSFLPMLFWTAIVCGLVAAQPNLSTTLVIFTVAMGTLFIGRVSLKYLLGVAVAGLAAGAAYAVSAEYRMRRIMAFIGLHSDGGGGAELASGDNYQLMQGLIAFGSGEIFGLGPGHSRQRFFLPEPFGDFIYSIIGEEYGLVGTIAILLVFGIIVWRGFLIARQAPDDVGRNVAAGVTLILGTYAVINACVTTGLLPTTGLPMPFISYGGSSVLFSAVAVGVLLNISQQANVMPREMPSPALTGVKA
- the murG gene encoding undecaprenyldiphospho-muramoylpentapeptide beta-N-acetylglucosaminyltransferase, whose protein sequence is MSKRLLFVAGGTGGHLFPALAVAGRFRQLQPQAAIEFVGTRGKIEEKIVPSEGYPLNFLWISGLTRTVSLKTLLFPLKVAVSVAQALRLIGRFRPDAVVCAGAYVSWPMGIAARLRRVPLVLMASDARPGLALSKLAEKASQIHVAFPSAADHFRKLGARCPILQSGNPVRSQLLTLPDAAAARQHFGLAPDRPTVLAFGGSLGARSINNALDAVADKLRADGVQLIWQTGTSYAGGERKEPGLHRATFINQMELAYAAADLVVARAGAMTVTELAVVGKPSVLVPLPVETVHQRQNAEAMQAAGGGVMVPDNQIAQQLYPVVTELLSNNQRLRQMGAAVATLGVRDADQRIAEAIAQLP
- a CDS encoding UDP-N-acetylmuramate--L-alanine ligase translates to MFTSIHTVHFVGIGGIGMSGIAEILLDQGFTVTGSDLARSEATERLESQGARVMIGHDAQNVVGADVVVYSSAVRPDENPETAEAIRRKIPLIRRAEMLAEVTRMKYGVAVAGTHGKTTTTSMIGLVLMEGGIDPTVIVGGKLSGLGGTNARLGHGQWTVVEADEFDRSFLTLSPTIAVITNLEREHLDIYSDLDDIKRAFIEFANKVPFYGFTALCLDEPSLVDILPQMKRRVVSYGSTPHCDVRAVDISYHERTSTFGVIHNGNRLGELTVGVPGEHNVKNALAAVTVGLEIGVPFQHIADALARFGGVYRRFEVKGEAGGVMVVDDYAHHPTEVKATLGAIRQGWNRRIVAIFQPHTYTRTRDFYEEFGKALFNSELAIITDVYPARERPIQGITGELIANTAAGFGHRNVAYVPDRGNVAAHVLGLLQPGDIVVTMGAGDIWKTAEELLGKLKESQ
- the murB gene encoding UDP-N-acetylmuramate dehydrogenase, translated to MIPLDDIRKSFRGRIALNEPMERYTTFRIGGAADIYLEPLDKEDALALITYLRGQSLPYVLMGNGSNILVSDHGVRGAVVNLEVGFSYVRNQDDDGTVVAGAGIKLAKFVDFCISNGYAGTEMLAGIPGTLGGAVIMNAGAYGGEISDHMIAVELIRGSKLMTISKDDAGFAYRTSTLQGDVILEASFQFPSGQKENMKTIRRQTLLKRNSSQPVQWGNAGSIFKNPKGDFAARLIQECGLKGTIIGGAQISDLHANFIINRGQATAADVMALIHVARQAVFEKFAIELELEVKLIGDWEAGIGGRGSGGGDWGTGIGG